One Brachybacterium kimchii genomic window carries:
- a CDS encoding HAD family hydrolase yields MSPVRLVASDLDGTLLDDAGALTERTARTWRALWDHEIETVLVTARPPRWVDALAGITGAHGVVLCLNGAFVYDAANRRVRSHHAIAPGTVQEIAARLRQIPGIRFSAELAGGAHREPDYLGGTPAGVLRTEAASVGPIEEVPGPVGKLLARSDELGEREFLARVRVLLGDMALLSTSCEGGLAEIGPSGVTKARALETWCADLGISAGEVWAFGDMPNDIPMLEWAGTGWAVANAHPDVLAVADRVCAENSADGVAEALESLLPEPAGA; encoded by the coding sequence ATGTCCCCGGTCCGTCTGGTCGCCTCCGATCTGGATGGCACTCTGCTCGACGACGCGGGCGCCCTCACCGAGCGCACCGCCCGCACCTGGCGGGCCCTGTGGGACCACGAGATCGAGACGGTGCTGGTCACGGCACGCCCGCCGCGCTGGGTCGACGCGCTGGCGGGGATCACCGGCGCCCACGGCGTGGTGCTCTGCCTGAACGGCGCCTTCGTCTACGACGCGGCGAACCGGCGCGTGCGCAGCCACCACGCGATCGCGCCGGGAACGGTGCAGGAGATCGCGGCGCGGCTGCGCCAGATCCCCGGCATCCGCTTCAGCGCCGAGCTCGCCGGCGGCGCGCACCGCGAACCCGACTATCTGGGCGGCACCCCGGCGGGTGTGCTGCGCACGGAGGCGGCGTCCGTCGGCCCGATCGAAGAGGTCCCCGGCCCTGTGGGGAAGCTCCTGGCCCGCAGCGACGAGCTGGGGGAGCGGGAGTTCCTGGCGAGGGTCCGGGTGCTGCTCGGGGACATGGCGCTGCTGTCGACCTCGTGCGAGGGCGGTCTCGCCGAGATCGGACCGTCGGGCGTGACCAAGGCGCGGGCCCTGGAGACATGGTGCGCGGACCTCGGCATCAGCGCGGGCGAGGTCTGGGCCTTCGGCGACATGCCCAACGACATCCCCATGCTGGAGTGGGCGGGCACCGGCTGGGCCGTCGCGAACGCCCATCCGGACGTGCTCGCGGTCGCCGATCGCGTGTGCGCCGAGAACAGCGCCGACGGCGTCGCCGAGGCCCTCGAGAGCCTGCTGCCCGAGCCCGCAGGCGCGTGA
- a CDS encoding maleylpyruvate isomerase N-terminal domain-containing protein produces the protein MTQATDLIAEEAERFADALRGPDPSAPVPTCPDWTSVDLLWHLTEVHEFWAGVLGTGALTEDDADAVDAAQAPRPEGPGARNQLVERREQATAALLAQLTTRGGAEACWSWFPADQTVGFTRRMQVHEATVHRVDAQLTANLPVTAISEDVATDGIDHAVGVMWAASWDWIPEWAEVEPLAVLTLQVRDGQGDGTGAGIEVEIARWHGTRPRDGKELSQLLGRPLSAGSQGSRDASSDTVGALPRAVASGLAPALYLWLWGRERALDVLEDGQQSVDLTGDAAAVRAVRERVAQGVD, from the coding sequence ATGACTCAGGCCACAGACCTCATCGCCGAGGAGGCCGAGCGCTTCGCCGACGCCCTGCGCGGACCGGACCCCTCCGCCCCCGTTCCCACCTGTCCCGACTGGACCTCCGTCGATCTGCTGTGGCACCTCACCGAGGTGCACGAGTTCTGGGCCGGCGTGCTGGGCACCGGCGCTCTCACCGAGGACGACGCCGACGCGGTCGACGCCGCGCAGGCGCCGCGCCCCGAGGGCCCCGGCGCCCGCAACCAGCTCGTCGAACGGCGCGAGCAGGCGACCGCCGCGCTCCTCGCGCAGCTCACCACGCGCGGCGGCGCCGAGGCCTGCTGGTCGTGGTTCCCCGCCGACCAGACCGTCGGCTTCACCCGGCGCATGCAGGTGCACGAGGCGACCGTGCACCGCGTCGACGCGCAGCTCACCGCGAACCTGCCCGTCACCGCGATCAGCGAGGACGTCGCGACCGACGGCATCGATCACGCGGTCGGCGTCATGTGGGCAGCGAGCTGGGACTGGATCCCCGAGTGGGCGGAGGTCGAGCCGCTCGCCGTGCTCACCCTGCAGGTGCGCGACGGCCAGGGCGACGGGACCGGCGCGGGCATCGAGGTCGAGATCGCGCGCTGGCACGGGACCCGGCCGCGCGACGGTAAGGAGCTCTCGCAGCTGCTCGGCCGCCCGCTGTCCGCCGGAAGCCAGGGCAGCAGGGACGCGTCGTCCGACACCGTCGGCGCCCTGCCCCGCGCGGTCGCGAGCGGTCTCGCCCCGGCGCTCTACCTGTGGCTGTGGGGCAGGGAGCGTGCGCTGGACGTGCTCGAGGACGGCCAGCAGAGCGTCGACCTCACGGGGGATGCGGCGGCCGTGCGGGCGGTGCGGGAGCGCGTCGCCCAGGGCGTGGACTGA
- a CDS encoding class I SAM-dependent methyltransferase — translation MGLRDHLDSRLGTAASRVMHDLNARHPWSHNDHFHGWILHELPERRRAALDVGCGRGGLLAELAPWFDRVAGIDRDAGMREAAARRTADLPQVDVLDTRLEDLEGPFDLITMIAVLHHLDLEQALTRVRDLLAPGGRFLCVGLAPPASVRDQAWEMASMVTNPLIGAVKHPWPARRGPGVDDGDEPPIKDPGIPLDEIVRRAAPILPGLRARRRLAFRHTLEWTRPV, via the coding sequence ATGGGCCTCCGCGATCACCTCGACTCCCGCCTCGGCACCGCTGCGTCGCGGGTGATGCACGACCTGAACGCCCGGCACCCGTGGAGCCACAACGACCACTTCCACGGCTGGATCCTGCATGAGCTGCCGGAGCGTCGGCGCGCGGCGCTCGACGTCGGCTGCGGACGCGGCGGGCTGCTCGCCGAGCTCGCGCCCTGGTTCGATCGCGTCGCGGGGATCGACCGCGACGCCGGGATGCGCGAGGCCGCTGCACGACGCACGGCGGACCTCCCGCAGGTGGACGTCCTGGACACGCGCCTCGAGGACCTCGAGGGGCCCTTCGACCTGATCACGATGATCGCGGTGCTGCATCACCTGGACCTCGAGCAGGCGCTGACTCGGGTGCGGGATCTCCTCGCCCCCGGCGGGCGCTTCCTCTGCGTGGGCCTCGCACCGCCCGCCTCGGTGCGCGACCAGGCCTGGGAGATGGCGTCGATGGTGACGAATCCGCTGATCGGCGCGGTGAAGCACCCCTGGCCCGCGCGACGGGGCCCGGGAGTCGACGACGGGGACGAGCCCCCGATCAAGGACCCCGGCATCCCGCTGGACGAGATCGTGCGACGGGCCGCCCCGATCCTCCCGGGGCTGAGGGCGCGACGCCGCCTGGCCTTCCGCCACACCCTCGAATGGACCCGGCCCGTGTGA
- a CDS encoding DoxX family protein, which yields MSHPARTRRFLTVLLAGAGVMHFARPAPFDSIVPPVLPGRARSYTYASGVAELAVAGLLAAPATRRLGGAASVALFVAVFPANVQMAWDSRHASAVQRAIAVGRLPLQGVLVAQGLSVARDGAPASR from the coding sequence ATGAGCCACCCCGCGCGCACCCGCAGATTCCTCACCGTCCTGCTCGCCGGAGCCGGGGTCATGCACTTCGCGAGGCCGGCGCCCTTCGACAGCATCGTGCCGCCCGTGCTGCCCGGAAGGGCCCGCTCCTACACCTATGCCTCGGGCGTCGCGGAGCTCGCGGTCGCCGGGCTGCTGGCGGCGCCCGCCACCCGGCGTCTGGGCGGGGCGGCCTCGGTCGCGCTGTTCGTCGCGGTGTTCCCCGCGAACGTGCAGATGGCGTGGGACTCCCGGCACGCCTCCGCGGTGCAGCGGGCGATCGCCGTCGGGCGCCTGCCGCTGCAGGGCGTGCTGGTCGCCCAGGGGCTCAGCGTCGCGCGGGACGGCGCTCCCGCATCGCGATGA
- a CDS encoding MFS transporter, with the protein MTITSPIPVIGTSTSPRRRWAALVVLMLPVLLVSVDNTVLSFALPAISESLRPSGTALLWIVDIYPLLLAGLLVPMGSLGDRIGRRRLLLIGAAGFAAVSALAAFAPSALALIGLRAAMGLFGSMLMPATLSLIRNIFEDPRERRTAIALWAAGFSGGAALGPILGGFLLEHLWWGSVFLLALPMLVPLLALAPILVPESRDPQPGPVDPLSIVLVMATMTPFVWAIKTAADAGVSLPVVLAASIAVLAGVAFVRRQVTREQPMLDVRLFTIPAFSASVTANLLSVFSLVGFLYFLSQHLQLVSGRSPMQAGLLLLPGLVVTIVAGLLVVRVVPRVRPAHAMAAGLLMNAVGYGIVLVTGTAGSDGALVLAFAVVGAGVGTAETISNDEILGAVPARRAGAASAISETAYETGAVLGTAILGSILNAAFRAHVEVPTALSGGAADAAGQTLGGATDAARSLGGATGEALLSSAREAFDSGVAYTAGVGVVLMVAAAAMVVIAMRERRPARR; encoded by the coding sequence ATGACCATCACGAGCCCCATCCCGGTGATCGGCACGTCGACCTCGCCGCGACGGCGCTGGGCCGCCCTCGTGGTGCTGATGCTTCCCGTGCTGCTGGTGTCGGTGGACAACACCGTGCTGTCCTTCGCGCTGCCCGCGATCTCCGAGTCGCTGCGGCCGTCGGGGACGGCGCTGCTGTGGATCGTCGACATCTATCCGCTGCTGCTGGCCGGCCTCCTGGTGCCGATGGGCAGCCTGGGCGACCGCATCGGCCGCCGTCGGCTGCTGCTGATCGGCGCCGCGGGCTTCGCAGCAGTCTCCGCACTCGCGGCCTTCGCGCCGAGCGCCCTCGCGCTCATCGGCCTGCGCGCGGCGATGGGTCTGTTCGGCTCCATGCTCATGCCCGCGACGCTCTCGCTGATCCGCAACATCTTCGAGGACCCGCGCGAGCGCCGCACCGCGATCGCGCTGTGGGCGGCCGGGTTCTCGGGCGGCGCGGCGCTGGGCCCGATCCTGGGCGGCTTCCTGCTCGAGCACCTGTGGTGGGGCTCGGTGTTCCTGCTGGCCCTGCCGATGCTGGTGCCGCTGCTCGCGCTCGCGCCGATCCTCGTGCCCGAGTCGCGCGACCCGCAGCCGGGCCCCGTCGACCCGCTGAGCATCGTGCTGGTGATGGCGACCATGACGCCCTTCGTCTGGGCGATCAAGACCGCGGCCGACGCGGGCGTCTCCCTCCCCGTCGTGCTGGCCGCGAGCATCGCCGTGCTCGCGGGCGTCGCCTTCGTGCGCCGCCAGGTCACGCGCGAGCAGCCCATGCTCGACGTGCGCCTGTTCACCATCCCCGCCTTCAGCGCCTCGGTGACGGCGAACCTGCTGAGCGTGTTCTCGCTGGTCGGGTTCCTGTACTTCCTCTCCCAGCACCTGCAGCTCGTGAGCGGTCGCTCCCCCATGCAGGCGGGTCTGCTCCTGCTGCCGGGGCTCGTGGTCACGATCGTGGCCGGCCTGCTCGTGGTGCGCGTGGTGCCGCGGGTCCGCCCCGCTCACGCGATGGCGGCGGGACTGCTCATGAACGCCGTCGGCTACGGGATCGTGCTGGTCACCGGCACGGCCGGGTCCGACGGGGCGCTCGTGCTCGCCTTCGCCGTGGTCGGTGCGGGCGTCGGCACCGCGGAGACCATCTCGAACGACGAGATCCTCGGCGCCGTTCCTGCGCGCAGGGCGGGCGCGGCCTCGGCGATCTCGGAGACCGCCTACGAGACGGGCGCGGTGCTGGGCACGGCGATCCTCGGCTCGATCCTCAACGCGGCCTTCCGCGCGCATGTCGAGGTGCCGACGGCGCTGAGCGGCGGAGCGGCCGACGCCGCCGGGCAGACCCTGGGCGGCGCGACCGACGCGGCCCGCTCGCTGGGCGGCGCGACGGGCGAGGCGCTGCTGAGCTCGGCCCGGGAGGCCTTCGACTCCGGCGTCGCCTATACGGCGGGCGTGGGCGTCGTGCTCATGGTGGCCGCCGCCGCGATGGTGGTCATCGCGATGCGGGAGCGCCGTCCCGCGCGACGCTGA
- a CDS encoding TetR/AcrR family transcriptional regulator → MSAREDVLDALEEILIRDGERAATLDAVAAQAGVSKGGLLYHFGSQRALVEGLAERMRERAAQDVELMAEASDGPSAYFVRTSVFEDTPFDRTLVAATRLSGRDDAPVHQAFADMREGWLALIREEVGDDARAEAIMLIGDGLYYNAVLDPAFQAGDAVRAKAMQGLLGVVAQLRDGTA, encoded by the coding sequence ATGTCCGCACGTGAAGACGTCCTCGACGCCCTCGAGGAGATCCTCATCCGCGACGGGGAGCGCGCCGCGACCCTCGACGCCGTCGCCGCTCAGGCCGGGGTCTCCAAGGGCGGGCTGCTCTACCACTTCGGCTCCCAGCGGGCCCTCGTGGAGGGACTCGCCGAGCGGATGCGCGAGCGCGCCGCGCAGGACGTCGAGCTCATGGCCGAGGCGTCCGACGGCCCCTCCGCCTACTTCGTGCGCACCTCCGTCTTCGAGGACACCCCGTTCGACCGCACGCTCGTGGCCGCGACCCGCCTCTCCGGCAGGGACGACGCCCCCGTGCACCAGGCCTTCGCCGACATGCGCGAGGGCTGGCTCGCGCTGATCCGCGAGGAGGTCGGCGACGACGCCCGAGCCGAGGCGATCATGCTGATCGGCGACGGGCTCTACTACAACGCCGTCCTCGACCCCGCGTTCCAGGCGGGCGACGCCGTGCGCGCGAAGGCCATGCAGGGGCTGCTCGGCGTCGTCGCGCAGCTGCGCGACGGCACGGCGTGA
- a CDS encoding ABC transporter substrate-binding protein, giving the protein MLTRRQTLLLMTALGPASALSACGPNLPSRSNSDPNTVRTYWWGGDLRHELTQKALGLFKDAHSGITVTPEYSEWTGYWDKLATQTSGGSMPDLLQMDEKYIDSYGTRGALLDLETLDDVLDLSDMEKSLLDTGRLENGTLVGAPLGTGILSVGVNTDILEASGVDAPEDTSWTWDDLMQTSAQISEWAADEGKDIVGLDGFGQGGDQLAAWARQSGEQVFPRSDETLVSLDTIASFLDYSKKLVDARAVPSVSAQIEDTAAGVEQGLFGTGRSAFHLQFHTQIQTFQTSSKAHMTLWRLPALTSGSPQMVNKASMYWSISSRSRSAQNAGMLMDFLLTDPGAAKALKIERGVTGFPAVQDEIEPDLDEIETICLDFARDMQKEVAPTPRVTPTSGVGFSDDFTRLSQAYYFGNQSLDDAAQSILSSVQGMQS; this is encoded by the coding sequence ATGCTCACCCGTCGCCAGACCCTGCTGCTGATGACCGCTCTGGGTCCGGCGTCGGCACTGAGCGCCTGCGGGCCGAATCTCCCCTCGAGGTCGAACAGCGATCCGAACACCGTGCGCACCTACTGGTGGGGCGGGGACCTGCGCCATGAGCTCACGCAGAAGGCGCTCGGGCTCTTCAAGGACGCGCACAGCGGCATCACGGTCACGCCCGAGTACAGCGAGTGGACCGGGTACTGGGACAAGCTCGCGACCCAGACCTCGGGCGGGAGCATGCCGGACCTCCTGCAGATGGACGAGAAGTACATCGACTCCTACGGGACCCGCGGCGCCCTGCTCGATCTGGAGACGCTCGACGACGTCCTCGATCTCTCCGACATGGAGAAGAGCCTCCTCGACACGGGACGGCTCGAGAACGGGACGCTCGTGGGCGCGCCGCTGGGCACGGGGATCCTGTCGGTCGGGGTGAACACCGACATCCTCGAGGCGTCGGGGGTCGACGCGCCCGAGGACACGTCGTGGACCTGGGACGACCTCATGCAGACGTCCGCGCAGATCAGCGAGTGGGCGGCCGACGAGGGCAAGGACATCGTGGGCCTGGACGGCTTCGGGCAGGGCGGCGACCAGCTCGCGGCGTGGGCGCGCCAGTCCGGAGAGCAGGTCTTCCCCCGATCCGACGAGACCCTGGTCAGCCTGGACACGATCGCCTCGTTCCTGGACTACTCGAAGAAGCTCGTCGACGCCCGCGCCGTCCCCTCCGTCTCTGCGCAGATCGAGGACACGGCGGCGGGCGTCGAACAGGGGCTGTTCGGCACCGGAAGATCAGCGTTCCACCTGCAGTTCCACACGCAGATCCAGACGTTCCAGACCTCCTCGAAGGCGCACATGACGCTATGGCGCCTGCCCGCGCTGACCAGCGGCAGCCCCCAGATGGTGAACAAGGCGTCGATGTACTGGTCGATCTCGTCGCGGTCCCGGTCCGCGCAGAACGCGGGCATGCTCATGGACTTCCTGCTCACCGATCCCGGCGCCGCCAAGGCCCTGAAGATCGAGCGCGGGGTGACCGGGTTCCCCGCCGTGCAGGACGAGATCGAGCCCGACCTCGACGAGATCGAGACCATCTGCCTGGACTTCGCGCGCGACATGCAGAAGGAGGTCGCCCCCACTCCGCGGGTCACACCCACCTCCGGTGTCGGCTTCTCCGACGACTTCACCCGGCTGTCGCAGGCCTACTACTTCGGGAACCAGTCCCTCGACGACGCCGCCCAGTCGATCCTCAGCTCGGTGCAGGGCATGCAGTCCTGA
- a CDS encoding heavy metal translocating P-type ATPase encodes MSASPLLSRIERTDLARTAFVAACAIATALLPAWPLERVPLVALVGLVVGLWPILREAFEDVRARRMSMELSMLLAIAAAAAIGEWVTALIIAAFVLAAEILEDLSMDRGREALTDLMSFLPETVQVRRGGAGRSTGGQADIREVPLAEVRVGDTVLVSPGGRLSVDGTVVAGASAVDASRITGESLPVDVGPGDDVHAGSVNQMGALEVRAERVGEDSSYGRIVRAVREAQSTQAPAQRLADRLAAWLVYIALAGAMVTFLLTRDLTATISVILVAGACGIAAGTPLAVLAAIARTARTGAFVKGGAQLEALSAVDTVVFDKTGTLTSGDLQVVSMRPAHGVSAKALLRLAGSAELYSEHPAGRALVRRAREMGIELDAPSDFTALPGRGIRARVASALVEIGSGEGSRIQVRADGELRGSIELADTVRPGSAHAISTLRSHGLRVLMLTGDDPGTARVIGRELGIEEVEAGLLPEQKLARIDAEIAAGHRLAMVGDGVNDAPALLRADVGIAMGSGTDVAQESAGVVLISSDPADLARTLLIARRARRIVLANFVGTIAVDLLGIVLAAVGLLNPLAAALVHVGSETAFILNSARLIPRRRAGVGAGDPDPSSDARTMAHAGAQDSARP; translated from the coding sequence ATGAGCGCCAGTCCCCTGCTCTCGCGGATCGAGCGCACGGATCTCGCGCGCACCGCCTTCGTCGCGGCGTGCGCGATCGCGACGGCCCTGCTGCCCGCGTGGCCGCTCGAGCGGGTGCCGCTGGTCGCCCTCGTCGGCCTCGTGGTGGGGCTCTGGCCGATCCTGCGCGAGGCCTTCGAGGACGTGCGCGCGCGACGCATGAGCATGGAGCTGTCGATGCTGCTGGCGATCGCGGCCGCAGCAGCCATCGGCGAATGGGTGACGGCCCTGATCATCGCCGCTTTCGTGCTCGCAGCCGAGATCCTCGAGGACCTCTCCATGGACCGCGGGCGCGAGGCCCTCACCGACCTCATGTCCTTCCTGCCCGAGACCGTGCAGGTGAGGCGCGGCGGTGCCGGGCGCTCCACGGGTGGTCAGGCCGACATCCGGGAGGTGCCGCTCGCCGAGGTCCGCGTCGGCGACACGGTGCTCGTCTCCCCCGGCGGGCGGCTGAGCGTGGACGGCACCGTGGTCGCGGGGGCCTCCGCCGTGGACGCCTCCCGCATCACCGGGGAGTCGCTGCCGGTGGACGTCGGCCCCGGGGACGACGTCCACGCCGGATCGGTGAACCAGATGGGTGCGCTCGAGGTGCGGGCCGAGCGAGTCGGCGAGGACTCCTCGTACGGCAGGATCGTGCGGGCCGTGCGGGAGGCGCAATCGACCCAGGCTCCGGCGCAGCGCCTGGCCGACCGCCTCGCCGCCTGGCTCGTCTACATCGCGCTCGCGGGCGCCATGGTCACCTTCCTGCTCACGCGCGACCTCACGGCGACGATCTCCGTGATCCTCGTGGCCGGCGCCTGCGGGATCGCCGCCGGCACGCCGCTCGCGGTGCTCGCCGCGATCGCACGGACCGCCCGCACCGGCGCCTTCGTCAAGGGAGGCGCGCAGCTCGAGGCGCTCTCCGCGGTGGACACGGTGGTCTTCGACAAGACCGGCACGCTGACCAGTGGCGATCTCCAGGTCGTGTCGATGCGTCCGGCGCACGGGGTGTCCGCGAAGGCGCTCCTGCGCCTCGCGGGCAGCGCGGAGCTGTATTCCGAGCATCCTGCGGGCCGCGCACTGGTCCGGCGCGCCCGCGAGATGGGGATCGAACTGGACGCGCCGAGCGACTTCACCGCGCTCCCCGGGCGTGGGATCCGGGCCCGGGTCGCCAGCGCACTGGTGGAGATCGGCAGCGGCGAGGGCTCGAGGATCCAGGTGCGGGCCGACGGGGAGCTGCGCGGCTCGATCGAGCTCGCGGACACCGTGCGCCCCGGCTCCGCGCACGCCATCAGCACCCTGCGCAGCCACGGGCTGCGCGTGCTCATGCTGACCGGAGACGATCCGGGGACGGCCCGCGTGATCGGCCGGGAGCTGGGCATCGAGGAGGTCGAGGCAGGTCTGCTGCCAGAGCAGAAGCTCGCCAGGATCGACGCGGAGATCGCCGCCGGGCACCGTCTGGCGATGGTCGGAGACGGCGTGAACGATGCCCCGGCGCTGCTGCGGGCCGACGTCGGGATCGCGATGGGCAGCGGCACCGACGTGGCGCAGGAATCAGCGGGCGTCGTCCTGATCAGCTCCGACCCGGCGGATCTCGCGCGCACCCTGCTGATCGCCCGCCGCGCGCGGCGCATCGTGCTGGCGAACTTCGTCGGCACGATCGCCGTGGACCTGCTCGGGATCGTCCTGGCCGCCGTCGGACTGCTGAACCCACTGGCCGCGGCGCTCGTGCACGTGGGCAGCGAGACGGCGTTCATCCTGAACTCCGCGCGGCTGATCCCGCGCAGGAGGGCTGGGGTCGGGGCCGGCGACCCCGACCCGAGCAGCGATGCGCGCACCATGGCCCACGCAGGCGCTCAGGACTCGGCCCGTCCTTGA
- a CDS encoding ArsR/SmtB family transcription factor, with protein sequence MREDTKRCTFDEHSQYADLAAEVFSLLADATRVRIILALRGGELTVNDLAERVGKSPTNISQHLAKLRWGKVVQARQEGNRAYYSLIDEHARQLVTQAVMQAQHVVGGVPEHHREDLAGGACPGGGTGRATGEGA encoded by the coding sequence ATGCGCGAAGATACGAAGAGATGCACGTTCGACGAGCACAGCCAGTACGCCGACCTCGCGGCGGAGGTGTTCTCGCTGCTCGCCGACGCCACCCGGGTCCGGATCATCCTCGCTCTGCGCGGCGGCGAGCTCACCGTCAACGACCTCGCCGAGCGGGTCGGCAAGTCGCCCACGAACATCTCGCAGCACCTCGCGAAGCTGCGCTGGGGGAAGGTCGTGCAGGCCCGCCAGGAGGGCAACCGCGCCTACTACAGCCTCATCGACGAGCACGCGCGCCAGCTGGTCACCCAGGCCGTCATGCAGGCGCAGCACGTGGTCGGCGGGGTCCCGGAGCACCATCGCGAGGATCTCGCGGGCGGCGCCTGCCCTGGCGGCGGGACCGGCCGAGCGACGGGTGAGGGCGCATGA
- a CDS encoding serine protein kinase RIO: MAPSFDWDTFYTTSLVTAGVTDDDLPCDPDEPGPDQRWSTWPETAHTLDRGPQPFPAWVVQHEGAIDTELGVLKTGKEADAFLLERALPPDLRTGATGEAILMVAKRYRTDEHTSFHRSAQYTEGRRVTDSREGRAIARGSAFGKRAAAGQWARAEFDTLSRLHAAGLAVPYPVQIQGTEVCMEFIGVGGAPGEHVTPVAGPRLHEHRPSAERAAQWAQELHGFVLRLAELGLVHGDLSAYNVLVDPRSDKERLVVIDVPQVIDLIANPNGPDFLRRDCENVCTWLRAHGADPRDADAESWWTEAMARRG; this comes from the coding sequence ATGGCACCGTCCTTCGACTGGGACACCTTCTATACGACCTCTCTGGTCACCGCCGGCGTGACCGACGACGACCTCCCCTGCGACCCCGACGAGCCCGGCCCCGACCAGCGCTGGTCCACCTGGCCCGAGACCGCCCACACCCTGGACCGCGGCCCGCAGCCGTTCCCCGCCTGGGTGGTCCAGCACGAGGGAGCGATCGACACCGAGCTCGGCGTGCTGAAGACCGGCAAGGAAGCCGACGCCTTCCTGCTCGAACGCGCCCTGCCTCCTGACCTCCGCACGGGCGCGACCGGCGAGGCGATCCTCATGGTCGCCAAGCGCTACCGCACCGACGAGCACACCTCCTTCCACCGCTCCGCCCAGTACACCGAGGGCCGCCGGGTGACCGATTCCCGCGAGGGCCGTGCGATCGCGCGCGGCAGCGCCTTCGGCAAGCGCGCGGCCGCCGGGCAGTGGGCGCGCGCCGAGTTCGACACCCTCTCCCGGCTGCACGCCGCCGGTCTCGCCGTGCCCTACCCGGTGCAGATCCAGGGCACCGAGGTGTGCATGGAGTTCATCGGCGTCGGCGGGGCGCCCGGCGAGCACGTCACGCCCGTCGCCGGGCCCCGGCTGCACGAGCACCGGCCGTCGGCCGAGCGCGCCGCGCAATGGGCCCAGGAGCTGCACGGCTTCGTGCTGCGCCTCGCGGAGCTGGGGCTCGTCCACGGCGACCTCTCGGCGTACAACGTGCTGGTCGATCCGCGCAGCGACAAAGAGCGCCTGGTGGTGATCGACGTGCCCCAGGTGATCGATCTGATCGCGAACCCGAACGGGCCGGACTTCCTGCGCCGCGACTGCGAGAACGTGTGCACCTGGCTGCGCGCCCACGGGGCCGATCCGCGTGACGCGGACGCCGAGAGCTGGTGGACGGAAGCGATGGCGCGGCGCGGATGA
- a CDS encoding ABC transporter substrate-binding protein, whose amino-acid sequence MTSRRTLLGAAGLAAAGGALALSGCSSGGGGASPELGAMAARSAKDSISFQIWDAAQAPAMQQIIDAFHEDYPGIEVTMSIAAYASYFERLRIQATGDDLPDVFWINGPNFELYASHGLLQDLSDLEGFDPKNYPENLVDLYTYDAKPCAIPKDFDTIGLWYNRELLHRAGVDAPDGSWSWQQYRDASEQVTRKLRSDRIWGNPGGIETQAYIYPLALQAGGFIVSEDKTTSGYDDPGTLEAFEFLRGMIDDDIAPDVRYTTENRPQDLFSDGRAALMTSGNWQAAVLQDSVVKEQIDAAPLLHGTQEGNVIHGIGYAMSAHGTHKPAASAFLSFLGSEKAARIQGAAGAANPAFIGTNDSFFDALPGFDLELFVDAAKTALPYPVSQNTSAWNQLEELLLPKIVGGPGDVVETAEDLADRMDGVLADES is encoded by the coding sequence GTGACCAGCAGACGCACCCTGCTAGGAGCCGCAGGCCTCGCCGCGGCAGGCGGAGCGCTCGCGCTCTCCGGATGCTCCTCGGGAGGCGGCGGAGCCTCCCCGGAGCTCGGCGCGATGGCCGCGAGGAGCGCGAAGGACTCGATCAGCTTCCAGATCTGGGACGCCGCCCAGGCCCCCGCGATGCAGCAGATCATCGACGCTTTCCACGAGGACTACCCCGGCATCGAGGTGACGATGTCGATCGCCGCCTACGCGAGCTATTTCGAGCGCCTGCGCATCCAGGCCACGGGCGACGACCTGCCCGACGTGTTCTGGATCAACGGCCCGAACTTCGAGCTCTACGCCTCCCACGGACTCCTCCAGGACCTCAGCGATCTCGAGGGGTTCGACCCGAAGAACTATCCCGAGAACCTCGTCGACCTCTACACGTACGACGCGAAGCCCTGCGCGATCCCCAAGGACTTCGACACCATCGGCCTCTGGTACAACCGGGAGCTGCTGCACCGGGCGGGCGTCGACGCGCCCGACGGCTCCTGGAGCTGGCAGCAGTACCGCGACGCCTCCGAGCAGGTGACCCGGAAACTGCGGTCCGACCGCATCTGGGGAAATCCCGGCGGCATCGAGACCCAGGCCTACATCTACCCGCTCGCACTGCAGGCCGGCGGCTTCATCGTCTCCGAGGACAAGACGACCTCCGGGTACGACGACCCCGGGACGCTCGAGGCCTTCGAGTTCCTGCGCGGGATGATCGACGACGACATCGCCCCCGACGTCCGGTACACCACCGAGAATCGTCCGCAGGACCTCTTCAGCGACGGCCGCGCGGCCCTCATGACCTCCGGCAACTGGCAGGCGGCCGTGCTGCAGGACTCCGTGGTCAAGGAGCAGATCGATGCCGCCCCGCTGCTGCACGGGACGCAGGAGGGCAATGTCATCCACGGCATCGGCTATGCGATGAGCGCGCACGGAACGCACAAGCCCGCCGCCTCGGCGTTCCTGTCCTTCCTGGGGTCCGAGAAGGCGGCCCGCATCCAGGGCGCCGCGGGCGCCGCGAACCCCGCGTTCATCGGCACCAACGACAGCTTCTTCGACGCCCTCCCGGGATTCGACCTCGAACTCTTCGTGGACGCCGCCAAGACCGCCCTGCCCTACCCGGTCTCGCAGAACACCTCGGCCTGGAACCAGCTCGAGGAGCTCCTGCTCCCCAAGATCGTCGGCGGCCCCGGGGATGTCGTCGAGACCGCGGAGGATCTCGCCGATCGCATGGACGGAGTGCTCGCCGATGAGTCATGA